Proteins from one Chitinophaga oryzae genomic window:
- a CDS encoding alpha-ketoacid dehydrogenase subunit alpha/beta: MNIESRLSFEEFRKEVLNDYRLACESREVSLLARREVLTGKAKFGIFGDGKEVAQVAMSKYFKPGDFRSGYYRDQTVAFATGIATPEQFFSQLYADPDQQHEPFSGGRQMNSHFATPNLGEDGNWLNLMEMKNSATDMAPTAGQMPRAVGLAYASKMFREVEALHDLKHLSDNGNEICFATIGDASTSEGHFWETINAAGVLQVPLAVFVWDDGYGISVPRKYQTTKNSISAALEGFRKTEGTNGFDIYNVKGWDYAGMCEVFEAAIRKIRETHIPALFHVEEITQPQGHSTSGSHERYKSKERLSWEKEFDCNLKMRSWILENALCDEETLVQIEANAKTTAQDARKAAWEKYITPIKQEVQRFVQLATPVSATPGVNAELVARQIQELQANREPQRRDILKAAVTILVRHRQLKAEPAIQALQQYYDQYLQAEKENYSSHLHATGANSVHNVPVVPAEYNDDATTLNGYEVLNKYFDQLITNNPKVFAFGEDVGKIGDVNQAFAGLQQKHGQLRITDTGIRELTIMGQGIGMALRGLRPIAEIQYLDYLLYGLQPLSDDVASLQYRTKGIQHCPIIVRTRGHRLEGIWHSGSPMGMIINSLRGLNVCVPRNMVQAAGMYNTLLQANEPALVIESLNGYRLKEKLPSNLDTFTVPMGIPEVLKEGADVTLVTYGSMTRIVEEAIVTLEELGISCELIDVQTLLPFDIHHSIVESLKKTNRIAFIDEDVPGGGTAFMFQQVMEQQGGYRWLDVAPRTLSAQAHRPAYGSDGDYFSKPNVEDVVKMVMEMMEE, encoded by the coding sequence ATGAATATAGAAAGCCGGTTGTCATTCGAAGAATTCCGCAAGGAGGTATTAAATGACTACAGGCTGGCCTGCGAAAGCAGGGAAGTGAGTCTGCTGGCCCGCAGGGAAGTTCTCACGGGCAAGGCTAAGTTTGGCATCTTCGGGGATGGTAAAGAAGTGGCGCAGGTGGCGATGTCAAAGTACTTCAAGCCCGGCGACTTCCGCTCCGGTTATTATCGCGACCAGACTGTTGCATTTGCCACTGGGATCGCTACTCCCGAACAATTCTTTTCCCAATTATACGCTGATCCCGATCAGCAGCACGAACCCTTCTCCGGCGGCCGCCAGATGAACTCGCATTTTGCAACGCCCAACCTCGGCGAGGATGGTAACTGGCTCAACCTTATGGAGATGAAGAACTCCGCGACAGACATGGCGCCTACGGCCGGACAAATGCCCCGTGCGGTAGGACTGGCATACGCCTCCAAAATGTTCCGCGAAGTGGAAGCGCTGCACGATCTCAAACACCTCTCCGACAACGGCAACGAAATCTGTTTCGCTACTATCGGTGACGCCTCTACGTCAGAAGGTCATTTCTGGGAAACCATCAATGCTGCCGGCGTACTGCAGGTGCCGCTCGCCGTTTTTGTCTGGGACGACGGCTACGGTATCTCCGTACCCCGCAAATACCAAACGACCAAAAACTCCATCAGCGCCGCACTGGAAGGCTTCCGCAAAACGGAAGGCACCAACGGCTTTGATATCTATAACGTGAAAGGATGGGACTACGCCGGCATGTGCGAAGTATTTGAAGCAGCTATCCGCAAAATACGGGAAACACACATCCCTGCGCTCTTCCACGTGGAAGAAATCACCCAGCCCCAGGGCCACTCTACCAGCGGTTCCCACGAACGCTATAAAAGCAAGGAACGCCTGTCCTGGGAAAAGGAATTCGACTGTAACCTGAAAATGCGCTCCTGGATCCTCGAAAACGCCCTGTGCGACGAGGAAACACTGGTGCAGATAGAAGCAAACGCTAAAACCACCGCGCAGGACGCACGCAAGGCTGCCTGGGAAAAATATATCACACCCATCAAGCAGGAAGTACAGCGCTTTGTTCAACTGGCAACGCCGGTGTCGGCAACACCCGGTGTCAACGCTGAACTGGTAGCCCGGCAGATACAGGAGCTGCAGGCTAACCGCGAACCACAGCGCAGGGACATCCTGAAAGCCGCTGTCACCATCCTGGTAAGGCACCGGCAGCTGAAAGCCGAACCTGCCATACAGGCTTTGCAGCAGTACTACGATCAGTACCTGCAGGCTGAAAAAGAAAACTACAGTTCCCACCTGCACGCTACCGGCGCCAACTCAGTGCACAACGTGCCGGTAGTACCGGCGGAATATAACGACGACGCCACTACGCTCAACGGCTACGAAGTGCTGAATAAATATTTCGACCAGCTGATCACCAACAACCCGAAGGTGTTTGCTTTCGGAGAAGATGTAGGCAAAATCGGCGACGTAAACCAGGCCTTTGCCGGATTACAACAGAAACACGGCCAGCTGCGTATAACGGATACGGGTATACGTGAATTGACGATCATGGGACAAGGCATCGGCATGGCGCTGCGCGGACTGCGTCCTATCGCCGAGATCCAGTACCTCGATTACCTGCTCTACGGTTTACAGCCGCTGAGCGACGACGTAGCTTCGCTGCAATACCGCACCAAAGGCATACAACACTGCCCGATCATCGTGCGTACCCGTGGCCACCGCCTGGAAGGCATCTGGCACAGCGGTTCCCCGATGGGCATGATCATCAACTCTCTCAGAGGGCTGAACGTGTGCGTGCCGCGCAACATGGTACAGGCAGCCGGTATGTACAATACGCTGCTGCAGGCCAATGAACCTGCGCTGGTGATCGAATCACTGAACGGTTACCGCCTGAAAGAAAAGCTGCCTTCCAACCTCGACACTTTCACCGTGCCTATGGGCATACCGGAAGTGCTGAAGGAAGGTGCCGATGTAACGCTGGTGACTTACGGCTCCATGACCCGCATCGTGGAAGAGGCGATAGTAACGCTGGAGGAACTGGGTATTTCCTGTGAACTGATAGATGTACAAACATTATTGCCTTTCGATATTCACCACAGTATTGTGGAGTCGCTGAAGAAAACGAACCGCATCGCCTTCATCGATGAAGACGTGCCGGGTGGCGGCACTGCCTTTATGTTCCAGCAGGTGATGGAACAGCAGGGCGGCTATCGCTGGCTGGATGTGGCGCCGCGCACACTGAGCGCGCAGGCACATCGTCCGGCTTATGGCTCTGATGGCGATTACTTCTCCAAACCCAACGTGGAAGATGTAGTGAAAATGGTCATGGAGATGATGGAAGAATAG
- a CDS encoding response regulator transcription factor yields MKSRILLVEDDEFFAKVLKRQLERANFEVTHAADGQAGWEKFQETIFDLCILDVVMPRKDGFTLAGEIRATDFNIPIVFTSSRYMEQDRLQGFDIGADDYLVKPFNTDELISRIKVYIKRSRLLRSEKRIVYTVGNLVFDYSQLQLRHKDNEAENHVRIAPKEAELLRYLCENSNKKLKREHILASVWGADGYLAQRVMDVYLSRLRRHIAMDPSIRIETFHGKGLMLVINEMDRTHIIEKA; encoded by the coding sequence ATGAAATCACGTATTCTATTGGTAGAGGACGATGAATTTTTTGCCAAAGTGCTCAAGCGGCAGCTGGAGCGTGCCAATTTTGAAGTAACACATGCTGCCGACGGACAGGCCGGTTGGGAGAAATTCCAGGAAACAATTTTTGATTTATGCATCCTGGACGTGGTGATGCCCAGGAAAGACGGTTTTACACTGGCGGGAGAAATACGGGCTACGGATTTTAACATCCCCATCGTATTCACTTCCTCCCGCTACATGGAGCAGGACAGACTGCAGGGATTCGATATCGGGGCGGATGACTACCTGGTAAAACCTTTCAATACGGATGAACTGATCAGCCGTATTAAAGTGTATATTAAACGCAGCCGTCTGCTTCGGAGCGAGAAGCGGATTGTCTATACTGTAGGTAACCTTGTGTTTGATTATTCCCAGCTTCAGCTGCGGCATAAAGACAATGAGGCGGAGAATCACGTACGGATTGCTCCCAAAGAGGCGGAATTACTGCGCTATCTGTGTGAAAACTCTAACAAAAAACTGAAGCGGGAGCATATCCTGGCAAGCGTCTGGGGAGCAGACGGTTACCTGGCGCAAAGGGTAATGGACGTTTACCTGAGTCGTTTACGCCGGCATATTGCCATGGACCCCTCTATCCGGATAGAGACCTTTCACGGGAAAGGTCTGATGCTGGTCATCAATGAGATGGACCGCACCCACATTATTGAGAAGGCCTGA
- a CDS encoding MarR family winged helix-turn-helix transcriptional regulator: protein MSNLEKLITQKNFGDENQRGLVSLIFVGNWITSRHQQFFKRYDITMQQYNILRILRGQHPKAASINVLKDRMLDKMSDVSRLVERLRKTDLVERKSCELDRRAVDVKITAKGLELLSAIDTEIGQLNDTFKALNEKELSQLNKLLDKMLEAYH from the coding sequence ATGTCAAATCTTGAAAAACTCATTACACAAAAAAATTTCGGAGATGAAAATCAGCGGGGACTTGTGAGCCTCATCTTCGTGGGCAACTGGATCACCTCCCGTCATCAGCAGTTTTTCAAACGTTACGACATCACCATGCAGCAGTACAATATACTGCGCATTCTCCGCGGACAACACCCCAAAGCCGCCAGCATCAACGTATTGAAAGACCGCATGCTCGACAAAATGAGTGATGTGTCGCGCCTCGTGGAAAGACTGCGGAAAACGGACCTCGTGGAACGTAAAAGCTGTGAACTGGACAGAAGAGCGGTAGACGTAAAAATCACCGCCAAAGGCCTGGAACTGCTCAGTGCCATTGACACGGAAATCGGTCAACTGAATGACACCTTCAAAGCACTGAACGAAAAAGAACTCAGTCAGCTCAATAAGCTGCTGGACAAAATGCTGGAAGCCTACCACTAA
- a CDS encoding YebC/PmpR family DNA-binding transcriptional regulator, with product MGRIFEVRKSTMFARWDRMAKAFTRVGKEIAIAVKNGGPDPDNNPALRRCILNAKSANMPKDRVEAAIKRAMGKDKTDYEEVVYEGYAPHGVAVMIDTATDNTTRTVANLRMHFTKGGGSLGNSGSVGFLFNRVGEFKVKNAGQDLEELELELIDFGLEEIGEDSEGNIIIRAAFAEFGNMAKALEDKGLEVISSELKRIPTTTVELSEEQAKEVLELVDRLEQDDDVQQVFYNLK from the coding sequence ATGGGAAGGATATTTGAAGTAAGAAAGTCAACCATGTTTGCCCGCTGGGACAGGATGGCCAAAGCATTCACAAGAGTCGGTAAAGAAATCGCTATCGCAGTTAAAAATGGTGGTCCTGACCCCGACAATAACCCTGCACTGCGCCGCTGCATATTGAACGCGAAAAGCGCCAACATGCCCAAAGATCGTGTGGAAGCGGCTATCAAACGTGCCATGGGTAAAGACAAGACTGATTACGAGGAAGTGGTATACGAAGGTTACGCCCCTCACGGCGTAGCAGTGATGATCGATACTGCTACTGATAATACCACCCGTACCGTGGCCAACCTGCGCATGCACTTCACCAAAGGTGGCGGCAGCCTGGGTAACAGCGGCTCCGTAGGTTTCCTGTTCAACCGTGTTGGTGAATTCAAAGTAAAAAACGCCGGCCAGGACCTCGAAGAGCTGGAACTGGAACTGATTGACTTCGGCCTGGAAGAAATCGGGGAAGACAGCGAAGGCAATATCATTATCCGCGCGGCTTTCGCCGAGTTTGGCAATATGGCCAAAGCGCTGGAGGACAAAGGGCTGGAAGTAATCAGCTCTGAGCTGAAACGCATCCCCACCACCACCGTGGAACTGAGTGAAGAACAGGCCAAAGAGGTGCTGGAACTGGTTGACCGGCTGGAACAGGACGATGACGTACAGCAGGTGTTCTACAATCTGAAATAA
- a CDS encoding MFS transporter, with the protein MKTDSRPASIFNVAVIVASLGYFVDIYDLLLFTIVRVPSLKDLGLPQSEIDAGAGLLLINVQMLGLLIGGIVWGIIGDKKGRLSVLFGSILIYSVANIANGFVHGINGYILWRFVAGFGLAGELGAGITLVSEILSKEKRGYGTMIVATVGVSGAIAANLIAKLVGDWRICYFIGGGLGLCLLILRVSVMESHMFNAVRTSTAARGSFFALFTSRERFLKYLKCILLGTPTWFVVGILIVFSNKFAKEMNVAGDINPGDAVAFCYAGITVGDFASGVLSQLWRSRRKVMLVFLVLTGAMVAVYLNMFGAATWVFYAVCFILGFSVGFWAIFVTIAAESFGTNLRATVATTVPNFARGMLPLISLLFVQVQHSFSFLQSGAIVAVICIGIAMIAAWKIEETFGKDLNYLEEI; encoded by the coding sequence ATGAAAACTGATAGCCGCCCCGCTTCTATCTTTAACGTTGCCGTGATCGTAGCGTCACTGGGTTATTTTGTAGATATCTATGACCTGCTCCTCTTTACGATTGTACGTGTTCCCAGCCTGAAGGACCTGGGCCTGCCGCAGAGCGAAATTGACGCGGGCGCCGGTTTGCTGCTGATCAACGTTCAGATGCTGGGCCTGCTGATCGGAGGCATTGTCTGGGGCATTATCGGTGACAAAAAGGGGCGTCTGAGCGTGTTGTTCGGTTCTATCCTCATTTACTCCGTCGCCAATATCGCCAATGGATTTGTTCATGGCATCAACGGATATATCCTGTGGCGTTTTGTGGCCGGGTTCGGGCTGGCGGGCGAATTGGGGGCAGGTATCACCCTGGTGTCAGAGATCCTGTCTAAGGAAAAGCGGGGGTATGGTACCATGATAGTGGCCACGGTCGGTGTTTCCGGCGCTATAGCGGCCAATCTGATCGCCAAACTGGTGGGCGACTGGCGGATTTGTTATTTTATAGGAGGCGGCCTGGGGCTGTGTTTGCTGATACTGCGGGTGAGCGTGATGGAGTCGCACATGTTCAATGCTGTACGTACTTCCACGGCGGCCAGGGGTAGTTTTTTTGCTTTATTCACCAGCCGGGAGCGGTTTCTTAAGTACCTGAAATGTATTTTGTTAGGAACGCCGACCTGGTTTGTGGTAGGAATCCTGATTGTTTTTTCCAACAAGTTTGCGAAGGAAATGAATGTGGCCGGCGATATCAATCCTGGTGATGCGGTGGCTTTCTGTTATGCGGGGATCACCGTGGGGGACTTTGCCTCCGGTGTGCTCAGCCAGCTGTGGAGAAGCAGGCGTAAGGTCATGCTGGTGTTCCTGGTGCTGACAGGCGCTATGGTGGCTGTATACCTGAATATGTTCGGTGCGGCCACCTGGGTGTTTTATGCCGTTTGTTTTATCCTTGGCTTCAGTGTTGGCTTCTGGGCCATTTTTGTCACCATTGCCGCAGAGAGTTTTGGCACCAACCTGCGGGCTACGGTGGCCACGACGGTGCCTAATTTTGCACGGGGCATGTTACCGCTGATATCCCTGCTGTTTGTGCAGGTACAGCATTCTTTTTCTTTTCTGCAGAGTGGCGCTATCGTAGCCGTGATATGCATCGGCATAGCGATGATAGCGGCGTGGAAGATTGAAGAGACGTTTGGTAAGGACCTGAATTATCTGGAAGAGATTTAG
- a CDS encoding DUF1573 domain-containing protein, producing MKKFILSLFASLLITTALWAQSQPNPADTKVKFAKETVDFGKTALNKPVTVDFEFTNISKEPVLIEAARASCGCTTPKWTQEPILPGKKGKITANYSANGLGQQNKTIWVKFKGVDQDKELHLTGTVANN from the coding sequence ATGAAAAAATTCATCTTGTCCCTATTCGCCAGCTTGTTGATTACTACAGCTTTGTGGGCACAGTCTCAGCCGAATCCGGCAGACACGAAAGTAAAATTTGCAAAGGAAACTGTTGATTTCGGTAAAACAGCACTGAACAAACCGGTAACTGTTGATTTCGAATTCACCAACATTTCCAAAGAACCGGTCCTGATTGAAGCAGCACGTGCCAGCTGTGGTTGCACAACGCCGAAGTGGACACAGGAGCCTATCCTTCCTGGTAAAAAAGGTAAAATCACAGCCAACTACAGTGCTAACGGTTTAGGCCAGCAGAACAAAACCATCTGGGTGAAGTTCAAAGGCGTGGATCAGGACAAAGAACTGCACCTGACCGGCACCGTAGCCAACAACTAG
- a CDS encoding D-2-hydroxyacid dehydrogenase, giving the protein MKNIVVLDGYALNPGDLDWAPLQALGKVTIYDRTPAGQVAERAKDAHILLTNKAIVSAETINSLPSLEYIGVMATGYNVVDVPAATARKIPVTNVPAYSTASVAQLTFALILELCHQTGLHAESVRAGEWASSVDFSYWKTPLTELDGRTLGIVGFGQIGQAAAKIALAFGMKVIVSHKHPERDKMEGVTFVDLATCFREADIVSLHCPLNQDNREFVNADLLKTMKKTAFLINTSRGPLIHEADLVAALKNGVIAGAGLDVLSSEPPAADNPLVQAPGTVITPHIAWATQSARGRLMRVAIENVQQHLHGKGQNNINKIQ; this is encoded by the coding sequence ATGAAAAACATCGTTGTACTGGACGGCTATGCTTTAAACCCCGGCGACCTGGACTGGGCGCCGCTGCAGGCTTTGGGAAAAGTGACCATCTACGACCGCACGCCGGCCGGCCAGGTGGCGGAACGGGCGAAAGACGCCCATATACTGCTGACCAACAAGGCGATTGTCAGCGCGGAAACCATCAATAGCCTGCCTTCTCTCGAATATATCGGGGTCATGGCTACAGGGTATAACGTGGTGGACGTTCCGGCCGCCACGGCCCGGAAAATACCGGTAACAAACGTTCCCGCTTACAGTACTGCTTCAGTGGCGCAGCTTACTTTTGCATTAATACTGGAATTGTGTCATCAGACCGGTTTGCACGCAGAGAGCGTAAGAGCCGGTGAATGGGCTTCCAGCGTGGATTTCAGTTATTGGAAGACACCACTGACCGAACTGGACGGCCGTACGCTCGGCATCGTAGGGTTTGGACAGATAGGGCAGGCGGCAGCAAAGATCGCGCTGGCCTTCGGAATGAAGGTGATCGTCTCCCATAAACATCCTGAAAGGGATAAAATGGAAGGGGTGACTTTCGTGGACCTGGCCACCTGTTTCCGGGAGGCGGACATCGTATCGCTGCATTGCCCCCTGAACCAGGACAACCGGGAGTTTGTGAATGCAGACCTGTTGAAAACCATGAAAAAAACGGCCTTTCTGATCAATACCAGCCGGGGACCGCTGATCCATGAGGCAGATCTGGTGGCAGCTTTAAAGAACGGCGTGATAGCGGGAGCAGGGCTGGATGTGCTTTCCTCCGAACCGCCGGCAGCTGACAATCCGCTGGTACAGGCGCCGGGCACTGTTATTACACCACATATCGCGTGGGCAACACAATCGGCACGAGGCCGGCTGATGCGCGTGGCTATAGAGAATGTTCAACAACACTTGCATGGGAAAGGTCAAAATAATATCAATAAAATACAATAA
- a CDS encoding DedA family protein, with product MDQILEFFKHLINPSWIIEHGGLYLLLAIIFAETGLFIGFFLPGDSLLFVAGIYSEDLCRSFFDMPFFFVMLLIALAGVLGNMVGFWFGKKSGPLLFKKKDTFFFKKKHLHQAHDFFVKYGGGAIFLARFLPIIRTFAPIVAGMVQMDRKKFMLFNIIGSFAWVFSMMLAGHYLDKLFPNLKNHLELIILVIILITTLPVIIKIVFGKVKHHPDHDQPEVTNTSDTTL from the coding sequence ATGGACCAGATTTTAGAGTTTTTTAAACACCTCATTAATCCCTCGTGGATTATTGAACATGGTGGCCTGTACCTGTTACTGGCGATTATTTTTGCGGAGACCGGTTTATTTATTGGCTTTTTTCTCCCCGGCGATTCCCTGCTCTTTGTGGCAGGTATTTACAGTGAAGATCTCTGCCGGAGTTTCTTTGATATGCCGTTTTTTTTCGTGATGCTGCTGATTGCGCTGGCCGGTGTGCTGGGCAATATGGTGGGTTTTTGGTTCGGTAAAAAATCCGGCCCGCTGTTGTTTAAAAAGAAAGACACCTTCTTTTTCAAAAAGAAACACTTGCACCAGGCACATGATTTCTTCGTAAAATATGGCGGCGGCGCCATTTTCCTGGCCCGTTTCCTCCCCATTATCCGCACTTTTGCCCCTATCGTGGCAGGTATGGTGCAGATGGACAGAAAGAAATTCATGCTGTTTAACATCATCGGTTCCTTTGCCTGGGTGTTTTCCATGATGCTGGCCGGTCATTACCTGGACAAGCTTTTCCCCAACCTGAAAAACCACCTTGAGCTGATCATCCTTGTGATCATCCTGATCACCACCTTACCGGTGATCATCAAAATCGTTTTCGGAAAAGTGAAACACCACCCGGACCACGATCAGCCGGAAGTGACCAACACATCAGATACCACCTTGTAA
- a CDS encoding dicarboxylate/amino acid:cation symporter produces MKKSSNKLTLFIFIAMLVGISTGYAVWLAYTPAEDVLKTGAAAATPGTPEVFADRISILTDIFLRMVKMIIAPLVFSTLVVGVAKMGDIKAVGRVGGKTMLWFISATFVSLFLGLVLVNIMKPGLSLNLPLPDTHASSGIAKADMTLRGFFRHVVPDSVIEAMAKNEILQIVVFAIFFGVAAAAVGEKAQPVVKLMDSVAHIMLKVTGFVMNFAPFAVFGAMAAIIATKGLSVLLVYGKFIVQFYLGLFSLWLVLALVGWLILGKRVFRLLGGIKDPLLLAFGTASSEAAYPRTMEELERFGCDNRIVSFVLPLGYSFNLDGSMMYMTFASLFIAQAYGMHLGVDQQITMLLVLMITSKGIAGVPRASLVVIAGTLSMFHIPEAGLLLLLGVDHLLDMGRSATNVIGNAMATAVVSKWENKLGTGDSDGMLVNK; encoded by the coding sequence ATGAAGAAATCATCAAATAAGCTTACGCTGTTCATTTTTATTGCCATGTTGGTAGGCATCAGTACGGGTTACGCGGTATGGCTGGCTTATACTCCTGCTGAAGACGTGTTGAAGACCGGAGCGGCTGCGGCTACGCCAGGCACCCCTGAGGTGTTTGCTGACCGTATTTCTATCCTCACGGATATATTCCTGCGAATGGTGAAAATGATTATCGCCCCACTGGTATTTTCCACCCTCGTGGTAGGCGTGGCCAAAATGGGCGATATCAAGGCAGTAGGCCGCGTTGGCGGCAAAACCATGCTGTGGTTTATCAGTGCAACCTTTGTATCATTATTCCTGGGCCTGGTGCTGGTAAATATTATGAAGCCCGGCCTGTCTCTTAACCTTCCCCTGCCTGATACGCATGCCAGTTCCGGCATAGCCAAGGCTGATATGACGCTGAGAGGCTTTTTCCGTCACGTGGTGCCGGACAGTGTGATAGAGGCAATGGCCAAAAATGAAATTCTGCAGATCGTGGTGTTTGCGATTTTCTTTGGAGTGGCCGCGGCTGCCGTTGGCGAAAAAGCACAACCCGTTGTAAAGCTGATGGACAGCGTAGCGCATATCATGCTGAAAGTGACCGGCTTTGTTATGAACTTCGCGCCGTTTGCGGTATTTGGCGCCATGGCCGCCATTATCGCTACCAAAGGGCTTTCCGTGCTGCTGGTATATGGTAAATTTATCGTTCAGTTTTATCTGGGCCTCTTCAGCTTATGGCTGGTACTGGCATTGGTAGGATGGCTGATCCTCGGCAAACGCGTGTTCCGTTTGCTGGGCGGCATTAAAGATCCGTTGCTGCTGGCTTTCGGCACCGCGAGCAGCGAAGCGGCGTATCCGCGTACCATGGAGGAACTGGAGCGCTTCGGCTGCGACAATCGTATTGTTAGTTTTGTATTACCCCTGGGCTACTCCTTTAACCTGGACGGCTCTATGATGTATATGACGTTTGCCAGCCTGTTCATTGCACAGGCTTATGGCATGCACCTTGGCGTGGACCAGCAGATTACCATGCTGCTGGTGTTAATGATCACCAGTAAAGGGATTGCCGGCGTACCAAGGGCTTCCCTCGTGGTAATTGCCGGTACCCTGTCCATGTTCCATATCCCCGAAGCAGGCCTTTTACTGCTGCTGGGAGTAGACCACCTGCTGGACATGGGCCGCTCTGCCACCAACGTAATTGGTAATGCAATGGCCACCGCAGTGGTATCCAAATGGGAGAATAAGCTGGGCACTGGCGATAGCGACGGAATGTTAGTTAACAAATAG
- a CDS encoding amino acid permease, translating into MGLLFSRTKSLSQLMNEASESEKGLKRSLSATNLIALGIGAIIGAGLFSLTGLAAANNAGPAVTISFLVGAIGCAFAGLCYAEFASMIPIAGSAYTYSYATMGEFMAWIIGWDLVLEYALGAATVAISWSQYLVKFLHHFNIHLPAQLTASPFETVTLVDGTTVHGYMNFPAILIVGALSMLLIRGTRESAFTNALLVALKVTVVLVFIAVGWNHVDPANYTPYVPENEGFGHFGISGVLRGAAVVFFAFIGFDAVSTAAQEAKRPQKDMPIGILGSLIICTILYVLFAHVMTGLANYKEFKDSAAPVAIAIAKTPYGWLQQAIILAILAGYTSVILVMLMGQSRVFYSMSQDGLLPKAFSEVHPKYRTPYKSNLLFMVFVSLFSAFVPVHVVGEMVSIGTLFAFVLVCVGIIIMRKKQPDAPRPFRTPLVPFVPIMGIIICVVMMGALPWDTWLRLAIWMGLGFIIYFTYSKKHSKIGQSEK; encoded by the coding sequence ATGGGTCTTCTATTTTCCAGAACCAAGTCTTTAAGTCAGCTCATGAACGAGGCGAGCGAGTCAGAGAAAGGACTGAAACGATCTTTATCCGCAACGAACCTGATTGCTCTGGGTATAGGCGCTATCATCGGCGCAGGTCTGTTTTCCCTGACTGGTCTGGCAGCAGCCAACAATGCCGGTCCCGCCGTTACCATTTCTTTCCTCGTAGGCGCTATCGGTTGCGCTTTCGCAGGTTTATGCTATGCCGAATTTGCCTCCATGATCCCTATCGCCGGAAGTGCTTATACTTACTCCTATGCTACCATGGGTGAATTCATGGCCTGGATCATCGGATGGGACCTCGTACTGGAATACGCACTGGGCGCGGCTACCGTGGCTATCAGCTGGTCGCAGTACCTCGTCAAATTCCTGCATCATTTCAACATACACCTGCCGGCACAGCTAACAGCCTCCCCGTTTGAAACCGTTACCCTGGTGGATGGCACTACCGTGCACGGCTACATGAACTTCCCCGCCATCCTGATCGTAGGCGCGTTGTCCATGCTGCTGATCCGCGGCACCCGGGAGTCGGCCTTTACCAACGCTTTGCTGGTGGCGCTGAAAGTAACCGTGGTACTGGTATTTATCGCAGTGGGCTGGAACCATGTGGACCCTGCCAACTATACTCCTTATGTTCCTGAAAATGAAGGCTTCGGCCACTTCGGCATCTCCGGCGTATTGCGCGGCGCTGCTGTGGTGTTCTTCGCGTTCATCGGTTTTGACGCGGTGTCTACTGCCGCGCAGGAAGCCAAAAGACCCCAGAAAGACATGCCTATCGGTATCCTGGGCTCACTTATAATCTGTACGATATTGTACGTACTGTTTGCCCACGTGATGACCGGCCTGGCCAACTATAAAGAATTTAAAGACAGCGCCGCACCGGTAGCGATCGCCATTGCGAAAACACCTTACGGCTGGCTGCAACAGGCAATCATCCTCGCTATCCTGGCCGGTTATACTTCCGTGATCCTGGTGATGCTCATGGGCCAGTCCCGCGTGTTCTACTCCATGTCACAGGACGGCCTGCTGCCCAAAGCTTTCTCTGAAGTACATCCGAAATACCGTACACCGTATAAATCCAACCTCCTGTTCATGGTTTTCGTGAGCCTGTTCTCCGCTTTCGTGCCGGTACACGTGGTGGGTGAAATGGTGAGCATCGGCACCCTCTTCGCCTTTGTGCTGGTTTGCGTTGGTATCATCATCATGCGCAAAAAACAACCGGATGCCCCCAGACCATTCAGAACACCGCTGGTACCCTTCGTTCCGATCATGGGCATCATTATCTGCGTGGTAATGATGGGCGCACTGCCCTGGGACACATGGTTACGACTGGCGATCTGGATGGGCCTCGGCTTCATTATTTACTTTACCTACAGCAAGAAACACAGTAAGATCGGGCAGAGCGAAAAATAG